The genomic stretch CGACCGAAGCCGAACGCGCTTTGTGGCAGGCACTGCGCAGCAAACGACTGTCCGGCTCGAAATGGAAGCGCCAGCAACCGCTCGGCAACTACATCGTCGATTTTGTGTGCTTCGATGCCCGCCTGATCGTCGAAGCCGATGGCTCACAGCACATCGGAAGTGCCTATGACAGCGAACGGGATGCGTGGCTGAAAGCCAATGATTTCCAGGTGCTGCGTTTTTACAACAACGACGTCCTTGCCAATATCGAAAGCGTACTCACTTCCATCCTGAACGCGGTCAATGGAAGCGATACCGGCATCGAGCCGGCATCGCTTCCGACCCCTCTCCCCAGCCCTCCCCCGCAAGGGGGGAGGGAGCAGAAGGCTGTGTAATTCAA from Sphingomonas hengshuiensis encodes the following:
- a CDS encoding endonuclease domain-containing protein, with the translated sequence MGGRGRALARAREMRTNPTEAERALWQALRSKRLSGSKWKRQQPLGNYIVDFVCFDARLIVEADGSQHIGSAYDSERDAWLKANDFQVLRFYNNDVLANIESVLTSILNAVNGSDTGIEPASLPTPLPSPPPQGGREQKAV